One Bacteroidota bacterium DNA window includes the following coding sequences:
- the rsmI gene encoding 16S rRNA (cytidine(1402)-2'-O)-methyltransferase, whose protein sequence is MTGGILYLVATPIGNYDDITFRALNVLKAADVVVYEERREGQRLLSHYGIPEKLIESLNEHTEAAASFHILEHLKAGKSVALISDAGTPVFSDPGQLLVRKAIENGIRIVPIPGASSLLPALTVCGFPIDQFLFYGFLSAKSNRRVSELRQLQGEQRTMVFMDTPYRLVPLLKDLSEMFGAGRRLCVAFNLTMPDEEVFRGNALDLYRLFEKKKMKGEFVIVVEGAGSRRK, encoded by the coding sequence ATGACCGGCGGGATTCTCTATCTTGTCGCGACTCCCATCGGAAACTACGATGATATCACGTTCCGCGCCCTGAATGTCCTCAAGGCCGCCGACGTGGTGGTGTACGAGGAGCGGAGGGAGGGCCAACGCCTCCTGTCCCACTACGGGATCCCCGAGAAACTCATCGAGAGCCTCAATGAGCATACGGAAGCCGCGGCGTCGTTTCACATCCTGGAGCATCTGAAGGCGGGGAAGTCCGTCGCGCTCATTTCGGATGCCGGGACGCCCGTCTTTTCCGATCCCGGCCAGCTCCTGGTGCGCAAGGCGATCGAGAACGGCATACGGATCGTGCCGATCCCGGGGGCATCATCCCTACTGCCGGCCCTCACGGTCTGCGGGTTTCCGATCGACCAGTTTCTCTTCTACGGGTTCCTCTCGGCGAAAAGCAACAGAAGAGTGTCGGAACTGCGCCAGTTGCAAGGCGAGCAGCGCACGATGGTCTTCATGGACACTCCTTACCGCCTCGTCCCCCTCCTCAAAGACCTCTCGGAAATGTTCGGCGCCGGGCGGCGGCTCTGCGTGGCGTTCAATCTGACAATGCCCGACGAAGAGGTCTTCCGGGGGAACGCGCTCGACCTCTACCGCCTCTTCGAGAAGAAAAAGATGAAGGGCGAGTTTGTGATCGTTGTGGAGGGGGCCGGCTCCAGGCGGAAATAG
- a CDS encoding AI-2E family transporter, which yields MSGKTDVAEAGGAVKLPEALLLITGISLFLFLAYSLLAILSPVVLLASIAFLLFPLRRIPVVRRILWLSLLLFLLWLFANLLGTLSPFIIAFLLAYVFNPLVTFLEKRGMRRWITSLLLIVIVLGSMAAFFILAIPAILNQSGSIVAEVSIFMRGILTFLNDNQAADFLARLGLPAEQIQSYLSKDVPSHLGELLKSVLVAAFGFLSNASTMISQVFNFVLVPFITFYLLKDLPLIWKNCSSLIPEESSGWIREYIARVDDVLGSYLRGTLIVAAIQGVLTTAGLLLLGIQYAVVLGMLTGILNLIPYVGFYTSLVFAIIAAFLTGEPVVLRVLSVVLLYVAVNFIETTVWSPKIVGSKIGLHPVVMILSFVVFGYFLGFVGLIVAIPATALLVLSVRMWREKHPQEPTALPA from the coding sequence GTCGCCCGTTGTTCTCCTTGCCTCGATCGCTTTCTTGCTCTTCCCTCTCCGTCGGATTCCGGTTGTCCGGAGAATCCTCTGGTTGTCGCTTCTGCTCTTCCTTCTCTGGCTCTTTGCCAACCTTCTCGGGACTCTTTCCCCCTTTATCATCGCCTTTCTTCTGGCCTACGTCTTTAACCCCCTGGTCACGTTCCTGGAGAAAAGGGGGATGCGGCGATGGATCACCTCGCTTCTGCTTATCGTCATCGTTCTCGGGTCGATGGCGGCGTTCTTCATCCTGGCGATCCCCGCGATTCTGAATCAATCCGGGAGCATCGTCGCCGAGGTGTCCATATTCATGCGGGGAATCCTGACGTTTCTGAACGACAACCAGGCGGCCGATTTCCTCGCCCGCCTCGGGCTGCCGGCCGAGCAGATCCAGAGCTACCTCTCGAAGGATGTTCCCTCCCACCTCGGGGAGCTGTTGAAGTCGGTGCTCGTTGCCGCCTTCGGATTTCTTTCCAACGCCTCGACGATGATCTCGCAGGTGTTCAATTTCGTCCTGGTCCCGTTCATTACCTTTTATCTTCTCAAGGATCTTCCCCTGATCTGGAAGAACTGCTCCTCGCTTATTCCGGAAGAATCTTCCGGGTGGATCCGGGAGTACATCGCCCGCGTGGACGACGTCCTCGGGTCCTATCTGAGGGGGACGCTCATCGTCGCCGCGATCCAGGGCGTGCTGACCACCGCCGGATTGCTCCTGCTGGGCATTCAATATGCGGTCGTCCTGGGAATGCTCACCGGAATCCTGAACCTGATTCCCTATGTCGGGTTTTACACCAGCCTTGTGTTCGCGATCATCGCGGCGTTTTTGACCGGCGAGCCGGTGGTCCTGAGGGTCTTGAGTGTCGTGCTTCTCTACGTCGCGGTGAATTTTATCGAGACGACGGTCTGGTCTCCGAAGATCGTGGGATCCAAAATCGGCCTTCACCCGGTCGTGATGATTCTCTCGTTCGTCGTCTTCGGATACTTCCTCGGGTTCGTCGGGCTGATCGTCGCCATCCCCGCCACCGCCTTGCTGGTTCTGTCGGTCCGGATGTGGAGAGAGAAGCATCCACAGGAACCAACCGCCCTCCCCGCCTGA
- a CDS encoding redoxin domain-containing protein, with the protein MDVIRQEFRVPEIYGAFWFNSDPIPLGALRGFAILVDFWDYACQNCLRSLPYVQEWHRRYADKGLVVIGVHTPQFPFGNDPLNVRSALEKLNIRHPVVMDNDFLIWNGFRNTVWPTRYLVDRNGFIRVVQEGEGSYENFEHSIQSLITEAGYHDDLPLVMEPIRESDRAGTVCYRATREVLTGWQRGTIGNVEGYAPESTLRYEDPGYYLDGRLYLHGAWLNDRTSVKLDGTDGEEAHVVIVYQAREVNAVVKPEGETNFQVFVRQDDEYLVPSNRGSDVRIDEEGRSYILVDQARMYNLVRNAEYGGHKLKLVTRSNGFALYSVSFVSSAVQEMIPNN; encoded by the coding sequence ATGGACGTCATTCGGCAGGAATTTCGGGTACCGGAAATCTACGGGGCGTTCTGGTTCAATTCCGATCCGATCCCTCTCGGCGCGCTCAGGGGCTTTGCAATTCTCGTCGATTTCTGGGACTATGCGTGCCAGAATTGCCTGCGATCCCTCCCCTATGTGCAGGAGTGGCACCGGCGTTACGCCGACAAGGGCCTTGTCGTCATCGGTGTCCACACCCCGCAGTTTCCGTTCGGAAACGACCCCCTCAACGTCCGCAGCGCGCTCGAGAAGCTGAACATCAGGCACCCTGTGGTCATGGATAACGATTTTCTCATCTGGAACGGGTTCCGGAACACCGTGTGGCCCACCCGCTACCTGGTCGACAGGAACGGTTTCATTCGCGTGGTGCAGGAAGGGGAAGGATCGTACGAGAATTTCGAGCACTCGATCCAATCCCTGATCACCGAGGCCGGATACCACGACGACCTACCGCTGGTGATGGAACCGATCCGGGAGAGCGACCGGGCAGGCACGGTCTGTTACCGGGCCACCCGCGAGGTGCTGACCGGCTGGCAACGGGGCACCATCGGCAACGTCGAGGGCTATGCACCGGAGTCGACGCTCCGCTATGAAGATCCCGGATACTATCTCGACGGCCGTCTCTATCTGCACGGCGCCTGGTTGAACGACCGGACATCGGTGAAGCTCGACGGGACGGACGGGGAAGAGGCGCACGTCGTCATCGTCTATCAGGCGAGAGAGGTCAACGCTGTCGTCAAGCCCGAGGGTGAAACGAATTTCCAGGTTTTCGTCAGGCAGGACGACGAGTATCTCGTTCCCTCCAACAGGGGATCCGACGTGAGGATCGACGAGGAGGGAAGAAGCTATATCCTCGTCGACCAGGCGAGGATGTATAATCTGGTCCGGAACGCGGAGTACGGCGGCCACAAGCTGAAACTGGTCACACGGTCGAACGGGTTTGCCCTCTATTCCGTTTCATTCGTTTCCTCTGCAGTCCAGGAGATGATTCCAAACAATTAA